The sequence CCGGGCACGAAGTCCTGACGAATGTTCATGACGCGAAAACCTGGGGCTGTGGAGCGGCGGGCGAAGGTTGTCTAATGTACGCGAACGGCAGGGCGCCGGATCACTCGCGAGCGGAATGATCCGGCAGCCGGGCCGTTGCGTAGAAGGGTGCATGAATGCCTCGCTCGACCCTGCCCGAACGACAGAGCCCGCCCCGGCCGCGCCACCCAGGCGGAGGCGGGAGGTGACGCGGCTGATGAAAGATGACGGCGTCCCGGATGGCGACGAACTCGCGCGGCTGATCGTCAAGGTCGCCGGCGAGCGCGACCGCCAGGCCTATGCCCGCCTCTACAGTTATTTCGCGCCGCGGCTGAACGCCTTTCTGCGGCGCTCCGGCCTGCCGCCGAACACGGCGGAGGAGATCGCCCAGGAGGTGATGCTCTCGGTCTGGCGTAAGGCGTCCTATTTCGACCCGGCCCGCGCCGGCGCCGCGACCTGGATTTTCACCATCGCCCGCAATCTGCGCATCGACCATCTGCGCCGGGTCCGCACCGCCGCGGCCGGCGAGGACGAGCCGGTCGAGGTGGAAACCGCCCCGTCGGGCGAGACCTTGCTGCTGACGGCGGAGCGCGAGGCGCGCGTCCGCGAAGCGCTGAAAACGCTCTCCGACGAACAAGCCACCGTGCTGCGCCTCTCCTTCTTCAGTGAGAAGGCGCATTCTGAAATCGCCCGCGAGCTCGGCTTGCCATTGGGCACCGTCAAATCCCGCGTGCGCCTCGCCCTCGGCCGGCTGCGCGTTCTTCTGGAAGGCCACGCATGACGATCCGCCACCACGCAACCGACGAAACGCTGCTGCGCTATGCCGCCGGCCAGCTACCCGCCGGACCCGCGCGGGTGCTCGCGGTCCATCTCGCCACCTGCCCGTGCTGCCGGTCGCGCCTCGCCGCGTTCGAGGCGGTGGGTGGCGCGCTGCTGGAGGCAATGCCGCCGGCGCCGATGGCGCCCGACGCCTTCGCCGCCGCGCTGCGCGCGATCGACCTTGAGGACAGGGCGCCGGACGCGCTTGCCGGGCCCGTTCATGCCGAGGCGACGATGACGGCGCGCAAGCCGGCGACGCTGCCGGGCGGCATTCCACTGCCGGCGCCGTTGCAGGACTGCGAGATCGGCCCCTGGCGCTGGATCGGCCTCGGCGTGCGCGCCAGCACGGTGCGGCTGCCGGAAGACCCGCAGGCGCGGCTGACGCTGCTGCGCGTCGGGCCGGGCCGCAAGCTGCCTGAGCACGGCCATGTCGGCACCGAGTTCACCCAGGTGATTTCCGGCTCCTTCTCCGACGGGTTCGGCCGCTACGGGCCGGGCGATCTCAGCGAGATGGACCAGGACATCGAGCACCAGCCGATCGTCGATCCCCAAGGCGAGTGCATCTGCCTGGCCGCGCTGGAAGGCAGCATGCGGCTGAACGGCTTTTTCGGCCGGCTGGTCCAGCCCTTTGTCCGGCTCTAGCGGATGCGCGCGGCGCTGGTCATCTCCCTCGTCCTGCTGATGACCCTTGCCGCCCGCGCCGCCGAGGGTCCGGTCGCTGTGCTGAATGCGCTCTCCCGCCTGGAGCCGGCGCGGGTCGACACCGGCCTCGCCTATGCCGAGGGGGCGCGCCACCGGCTCGATGTCTACCGCCCCGCCTCCGGCAACGGCACCGATCTGCCGGTCGTTGTGTTCTTCTATGGCGGGAGCTGGGATTCCGGCGAGCGGGCCATGTACCGCTTCGTCGGCGCCGCGCTGGCGAGCCGCGGCATGGTCGTGATCATTCCCGATTATCGGGTCTACCCGCAGGTGCGCTTTCCCACCTTTGTCGAGGATGGCGCGCGGGCCGTGCGCTGGGCAAAAACCCATGCCGCGCGCTATGGCGGCGACCCAGACCGGCTCATCCTCATGGGCCACTCCGCCGGGGCGCAGATCGCCGCGCTGCTGAGCCTCGACCCGAAATGGCTCGGCGCGGTCGGGCTCGACCCGCAGCGCGACGTGGCCGGGCTGGTCGGGCTGGCCGGACCCTATGATTTCCTTCCCCTGCGCAGCGCGCGGCTGAAGGCGATCTTCGGCCCGAAGGCGGAGCGCTGGCGCAGCCAGCCGATCCATTTCGCCACCCGCGCCGCCCCGCCGGCCTTTCTGGCCGCCGGGGAGCGCGACACCACGGTCGACCCCGGCAACAGCACCCGCCTCGCCGAGCGCATCCGCGCCAAGGGCGGCGAGGCAGATGTCAGACTCTACAAAGGCGTCGATCACCGGCTGATCATCGGCGCGTTCTCGCCGCCGCTGCGCCTGCTGGCCCCGGCGCTGAACGATGTGACCGACTTCGTCGCGGCGGTGCCGGCGCGCGGAGGCGCCCGATGACGCTGATCCTCTCGCTCGCCGCGATCGCGCTTTTCCTCAGCCTCGCCATGGCGGGAGCGTGGTGGGCGGCCGAGCGCAGCGGCAATCATGGCTGGGTGGACACGATCTGGTCCTATGCCACCGGCCTTGCCGGCGTCGCCGCCGCCCTGCTGCCGCTGGGCGCC is a genomic window of Ancylobacter sp. IITR112 containing:
- a CDS encoding sigma-70 family RNA polymerase sigma factor, with product MKDDGVPDGDELARLIVKVAGERDRQAYARLYSYFAPRLNAFLRRSGLPPNTAEEIAQEVMLSVWRKASYFDPARAGAATWIFTIARNLRIDHLRRVRTAAAGEDEPVEVETAPSGETLLLTAEREARVREALKTLSDEQATVLRLSFFSEKAHSEIARELGLPLGTVKSRVRLALGRLRVLLEGHA
- a CDS encoding ChrR family anti-sigma-E factor, whose protein sequence is MTIRHHATDETLLRYAAGQLPAGPARVLAVHLATCPCCRSRLAAFEAVGGALLEAMPPAPMAPDAFAAALRAIDLEDRAPDALAGPVHAEATMTARKPATLPGGIPLPAPLQDCEIGPWRWIGLGVRASTVRLPEDPQARLTLLRVGPGRKLPEHGHVGTEFTQVISGSFSDGFGRYGPGDLSEMDQDIEHQPIVDPQGECICLAALEGSMRLNGFFGRLVQPFVRL
- a CDS encoding alpha/beta hydrolase, with protein sequence MRAALVISLVLLMTLAARAAEGPVAVLNALSRLEPARVDTGLAYAEGARHRLDVYRPASGNGTDLPVVVFFYGGSWDSGERAMYRFVGAALASRGMVVIIPDYRVYPQVRFPTFVEDGARAVRWAKTHAARYGGDPDRLILMGHSAGAQIAALLSLDPKWLGAVGLDPQRDVAGLVGLAGPYDFLPLRSARLKAIFGPKAERWRSQPIHFATRAAPPAFLAAGERDTTVDPGNSTRLAERIRAKGGEADVRLYKGVDHRLIIGAFSPPLRLLAPALNDVTDFVAAVPARGGAR